A section of the Bradyrhizobium oligotrophicum S58 genome encodes:
- the dnaA gene encoding chromosomal replication initiator protein DnaA — MTNSEQDRWSRVKGRLRSTVGEDVYTSWFARMDLEAVQDESVHLSVPTRFLKSWIQAHYAERVLSCWQAEMPEVHRIDLSVRSAMRCAAPAKEAPVAVEARRTERSDVRPMNNESRAPGTASLATSHDALGGSPLDPRLTFASFVVGRANTLAHAAARQVADGRRGDPVMFNPLYIHAGVGLGKTHLLQAVTWAGNAGGERKVLYLTAEKFMYGFVAALKSQTALAFKEALRGIDVLVIDDLQFLQGKSTQAEFCHTLNALIDAGRQVVIAADRPPSDLESLDDRVRSRLAGGLVVEMAALGEDLRLGILKSRVAAARAHHASFDVPEPVLDYLARSITHNGRDLEGAINRLLAHSKLNNQPVTLDMAEREVRDLVRPQEPKRIKIEDIQRVVARQYNVSRSDLLSSRRTANVVRPRQVAMYLAKTLTLRSLPEIGRRFGGRDHTTVLHAVRKIEALVGKDIALNDEVESLKRQLQD; from the coding sequence ATGACAAATTCGGAACAGGATCGCTGGTCTCGCGTGAAGGGTCGGCTGCGCTCGACCGTCGGCGAGGACGTCTATACGAGCTGGTTTGCCCGCATGGACCTCGAAGCCGTTCAGGACGAGAGCGTCCATCTGTCGGTGCCAACGCGGTTCCTGAAGAGCTGGATCCAGGCCCATTATGCCGAGCGCGTGTTGTCGTGCTGGCAGGCCGAGATGCCCGAGGTGCATCGGATCGATCTGTCGGTGCGCTCGGCGATGCGATGCGCCGCGCCTGCCAAGGAAGCGCCGGTCGCCGTCGAGGCGCGCCGCACTGAGCGCAGCGACGTCAGGCCGATGAACAACGAGAGCCGCGCTCCGGGCACGGCGTCGCTGGCAACCAGCCATGACGCGCTCGGCGGCTCGCCGCTCGACCCGCGCCTGACCTTCGCGAGCTTCGTCGTCGGCCGCGCCAACACGCTGGCCCATGCGGCTGCGCGCCAGGTCGCCGACGGCCGCCGCGGCGACCCCGTGATGTTCAACCCGCTCTACATCCATGCCGGTGTCGGCCTCGGCAAGACGCACCTGCTGCAGGCCGTGACCTGGGCCGGCAATGCCGGCGGCGAGCGCAAGGTGCTGTATTTGACGGCCGAGAAATTCATGTACGGCTTCGTCGCAGCGTTGAAATCGCAGACCGCACTGGCGTTCAAGGAAGCGTTGCGCGGCATCGACGTGCTGGTGATCGACGACCTGCAGTTCCTGCAGGGCAAATCCACCCAGGCGGAGTTCTGCCACACGCTGAATGCGCTGATCGATGCGGGACGCCAGGTGGTCATCGCAGCCGACCGGCCGCCGTCCGACCTCGAAAGCCTCGACGACCGCGTCCGCTCGCGGCTCGCCGGTGGTCTCGTCGTCGAGATGGCTGCGCTCGGCGAGGATCTGCGCCTCGGCATTCTCAAGTCGCGCGTCGCGGCGGCCCGCGCGCATCATGCGAGCTTCGACGTGCCGGAGCCGGTGCTGGACTATCTCGCCCGCTCCATCACCCATAATGGCCGCGACCTCGAAGGCGCCATCAACCGCCTGCTGGCGCACTCCAAGCTCAACAACCAGCCGGTCACGCTCGACATGGCCGAGCGCGAGGTGCGCGACCTCGTCCGGCCGCAGGAGCCGAAGCGGATCAAGATCGAGGACATCCAGCGCGTCGTCGCGCGGCAATACAATGTCAGCCGCTCCGACCTGTTGTCGTCGCGCCGCACCGCCAATGTCGTCCGCCCGCGCCAGGTCGCGATGTACCTCGCCAAGACCCTGACCCTGCGCTCCCTGCCCGAAATCGGCCGCCGCTTCGGCGGACGCGACCACACCACCGTGCTGCACGCCGTGCGCAAGATCGAGGCGCTGGTCGGCAAGGACATTGCGCTGAACGACGAGGTCGAGTCGCTCAAGCGCCAGTTGCAGGATTGA